In Sulfurisphaera javensis, a single genomic region encodes these proteins:
- a CDS encoding VapB-type antitoxin translates to MKLPKEMKEKMSKYNVNWDQLIKDFISKKIEELERESHAEKAKEILSSIELSTNGFALKEVKRNRESN, encoded by the coding sequence ATGAAACTGCCAAAAGAAATGAAAGAGAAAATGAGCAAATATAATGTTAATTGGGATCAGCTAATTAAAGATTTCATATCAAAGAAAATTGAAGAGTTAGAAAGAGAATCTCATGCCGAAAAAGCTAAAGAAATTTTAAGTTCAATAGAGCTATCCACTAATGGATTCGCCTTAAAGGAGGTGAAGAGAAATAGAGAAAGTAATTGA
- a CDS encoding type II toxin-antitoxin system VapC family toxin — MKSENWEKIIEYIPNGTTLDIAYLEVLNVIYSARRKRVIDKEKSKVLFDALNELMKSMKIYDSSNYLKDAFILSNEYNISIYDALYLALALSYNAELITLSDRQAKVASKLGITYRKELMNLLTGH, encoded by the coding sequence ATGAAAAGTGAAAATTGGGAGAAAATTATCGAATACATTCCTAATGGAACAACTCTAGATATTGCATATTTAGAAGTTTTAAACGTTATATACTCTGCAAGAAGAAAAAGAGTTATAGATAAAGAAAAGAGTAAAGTTCTGTTTGACGCTCTAAATGAGTTGATGAAGTCAATGAAAATTTATGATTCATCTAATTATCTTAAAGACGCTTTCATACTATCAAATGAATACAATATATCAATATATGATGCTTTATATTTAGCTTTAGCTTTATCATACAATGCTGAATTAATAACCTTATCGGATAGGCAAGCTAAAGTAGCTAGCAAACTTGGGATTACTTATAGAAAAGAACTAATGAATCTTTTAACTGGTCATTAA
- a CDS encoding protein kinase, which produces MQKIKNKKLFYSSIANIILILIFSLNFKNSLFGLISVPFTILSSIDKKYVKIALVTSFLSSVLEFPTPFYPLSILLSIVTLTNLFAGVLIIGITDISVLLVFLAYKITNTPLNDYLLLPLSATSAFLGFLCIRALKGLDYDIITFNIHGLPNGETWYLTFNSKTFQVKENHVEVIADKGTWIICPIQKANMYFIPDNHVGEAKGGDIINVKFSTTYTIDLRKYPECTILFVGKNIPTDFLIKINGKKYKGKEIIVLPETQSVNWIAEDLIIGDLLFEPKVKSGIALRGQYVEIEYEPKLLRKSLDVFNWDPKSWINEKIYGYRVLEVVGEGGGSYVLKGEKEGKYYAIKVLKIEPSKSQTKAISDFIDLFKESNNLIELSNNEGLVKLYGIFIDINQIGSIMRGDSETYLKYPPSIVMEFMEGGTLKDLMKFYKTDREWYELVKIILTRISLALRHIHNSGYVHLDIKPQNVFFSEKLPDNLSNILSILFLKPQIIKLGDLGSSSKIGGKITQITPEYSSPKQLENAILGLGATIDMDIFSLGMIGYYLLTGKTSPISTLLDEALNLYNNNNIRNSLLKVDEAKKFLSTWNIDFPPNAPQSLKQLIEDCIKGKINNSDEFFNRLNLIVI; this is translated from the coding sequence ATGCAAAAAATAAAAAATAAGAAGCTTTTTTATTCTTCTATTGCAAATATAATTCTAATTCTTATTTTTAGTTTAAATTTTAAGAACTCTCTTTTTGGCTTAATATCAGTTCCTTTTACGATTCTTTCCTCGATAGATAAAAAGTATGTTAAAATAGCTTTAGTTACGTCTTTTTTATCAAGTGTTTTAGAATTTCCAACTCCTTTTTATCCTCTATCCATACTTTTATCAATAGTTACACTTACTAACCTATTTGCAGGAGTTTTGATTATAGGAATAACTGATATCTCAGTCCTCCTAGTATTTTTAGCTTATAAGATAACTAATACACCACTAAATGATTATCTTTTACTACCACTTTCAGCAACCTCAGCTTTTTTAGGATTTTTATGTATTAGGGCATTAAAAGGGCTTGATTATGATATTATTACATTTAACATACATGGTTTACCTAACGGTGAAACTTGGTATCTAACATTTAATAGTAAAACTTTTCAAGTTAAAGAAAATCATGTAGAAGTAATAGCTGATAAAGGGACTTGGATAATTTGCCCAATACAAAAAGCAAATATGTATTTCATTCCTGATAACCATGTCGGAGAAGCTAAAGGTGGGGATATAATAAATGTCAAGTTTTCAACTACTTATACTATTGATTTAAGAAAGTACCCAGAATGCACTATATTATTTGTAGGCAAAAACATCCCTACTGATTTTTTAATTAAGATTAATGGGAAAAAGTACAAAGGAAAAGAGATAATTGTTCTTCCAGAAACTCAGAGCGTAAACTGGATTGCTGAAGATTTAATTATCGGAGACCTTCTTTTTGAACCAAAAGTAAAATCCGGAATAGCATTAAGGGGACAATATGTTGAAATTGAATATGAACCAAAACTGCTAAGAAAAAGTCTTGATGTATTTAATTGGGATCCTAAAAGTTGGATTAACGAGAAAATTTACGGTTATAGAGTTCTCGAAGTTGTTGGAGAAGGGGGAGGTAGTTATGTATTAAAAGGAGAAAAAGAAGGGAAATATTACGCTATAAAAGTACTTAAAATAGAACCTTCTAAATCACAAACTAAAGCTATAAGTGATTTTATTGATTTATTTAAAGAATCAAATAATTTAATTGAGCTAAGCAATAATGAAGGTTTAGTAAAACTTTATGGTATATTTATTGATATAAACCAGATTGGTAGTATTATGAGAGGGGATAGTGAAACTTACTTAAAATATCCACCATCCATTGTGATGGAATTTATGGAAGGAGGTACTTTAAAAGATTTAATGAAATTTTATAAAACTGATAGAGAATGGTATGAATTAGTTAAGATAATTTTAACTAGAATTTCATTAGCCTTAAGACACATTCATAATTCTGGTTATGTTCATTTAGATATTAAACCTCAGAATGTTTTCTTCTCTGAAAAATTACCAGACAATCTTAGCAATATATTATCTATATTATTCTTAAAACCACAGATAATAAAATTAGGAGATTTAGGTTCATCCTCTAAAATCGGAGGAAAAATAACGCAAATAACACCAGAGTATAGCTCACCAAAACAACTAGAGAATGCCATCCTTGGTTTAGGAGCCACAATAGATATGGACATATTTTCTTTAGGAATGATTGGATATTACTTATTAACTGGAAAAACAAGTCCCATATCTACCTTATTAGATGAAGCGTTAAATCTTTATAATAATAATAACATTAGAAACTCACTCCTAAAAGTGGACGAGGCAAAGAAATTTTTATCTACATGGAATATTGATTTTCCTCCTAATGCACCTCAGAGTCTGAAACAATTAATTGAAGATTGCATTAAGGGAAAAATTAATAATTCCGATGAATTTTTCAATAGACTTAATTTGATTGTAATTTAA